The Borreliella garinii DNA segment TTTGATAATTTAAGCATTTTCACCTCTTTTGAGAGCGTTTACATATTCTTTCATGATTTTATTACGCTTTGCTTTTAGTGAAGATATGATTCTTTTATTTTTGCTGTTAGAAATAGCTTCTATTATCTCAATGTTGCAGTTCACAATGTCTTGTATTTCTTTAAATATTTTCATTGATTCGGTTGTTTCCATAGACTTTAGTGATCCTATGTATGTTTTGTAAAAAAAATCTATTACCCTGCTAAAAGTATTAATGTAGTTATGATCTATATTAGTATCAGTTTTAGCTATGTTGGTTAAGCTGGATAGTAAATTAAGCCCTAAGCCAATAGTATTATTTTGC contains these protein-coding regions:
- a CDS encoding BlyB family putative holin accessory protein, whose product is MQNNTIGLGLNLLSSLTNIAKTDTNIDHNYINTFSRVIDFFYKTYIGSLKSMETTESMKIFKEIQDIVNCNIEIIEAISNSKNKRIISSLKAKRNKIMKEYVNALKRGENA